The genomic DNA GCATTTGACGGCGGCTCTCCAGCTCATAGATTTACACTTCCGGTTGGCAGTAACGGCTTGCAACAATCCGGATAAACCGTATCATAAGTGCACCGGGCATACGCCTGCACACGCTTTTGAAAACAGGAAGCATGGATGGAACCGGATTTTCCCCCCACCCTGTCATGCAGACCGTTTGCATCCGTGCGCCGCTATTGCCGCGTTGTGCTGAAAATGTTTATGGGAGCAGTTGCGCGACACTGCGCACCTACGATCGGACGGCTATTCTGTTGCAGCGCGAAGGTTTTGATCCGCCCTCGATTCTTTCTCTCTTAGCTCTCTTCTGTTGATTGAATTCATTCCCTCTCGGCACAACCGGTACTGCCGGCATCACCAGTCGGCATGCGTGTGTCATGGTGTTCCCTGCTCTTATGCGCATTTTCCCGCGTAGTGACAGTTGTTCTTCGGTAAAAGTATTAAAAAACATTTTTCCATGTCGGTCAGATGACGAAAAAATTTGTTCTTGTGACGGGCTCATCCGGCGGACTGGGAAGCGCAATAGCGGTAGAACTTGCAAAAAATGGATGGAACGTAGCCCTGCACTACAACCGCAGCAGGGATGGCGCCGAAAGAACAGCAAAGGAATGCATGGAGGCCGGTGCGGATGTCCGTACTTACCAGGCTGACCTGTCAAAGAGCATCGGACTCGACAGTATTTCGGGCAGAATCAGGGAGGACGGTCTGGAACTTGGCGGCATAGTCAATAATTCAGGAACCGGAAGACCGGGGTCGGCGCTTGATATTGCGGACGAAGCATGGGATGAGGTGCAGAGCGTAAATATCCGCGCGCCGGTCCTTCTCACCAGGAGGTTGGTACCTCTTATCAGGGGAGAAGGTGCCGTCGTGAACATAAGCTCTGCAGCCGGCATTCGTGCAGGTCTTTCGGCCGTTGCATATGAGGCAGGGAAGGCGGCGCTCATACACGCAACAAGGTCGATGGCTGTTTCATTTGCTCCAAGGATAAGAGTGAACAGCGTTGCACCCGGTTACGTCAGAACAAACATTAACAGGAAAAAGCTTGATGACCCGCGCATCCTAGAAGTTATACTCAAAAGGACTCCCGCGGGACGACTCGGTCTTCCGGAGGATGTTGCAAAGGCGGTCAGATTCCTGATGTCTGAC from Candidatus Sysuiplasma jiujiangense includes the following:
- a CDS encoding SDR family oxidoreductase, which produces MTKKFVLVTGSSGGLGSAIAVELAKNGWNVALHYNRSRDGAERTAKECMEAGADVRTYQADLSKSIGLDSISGRIREDGLELGGIVNNSGTGRPGSALDIADEAWDEVQSVNIRAPVLLTRRLVPLIRGEGAVVNISSAAGIRAGLSAVAYEAGKAALIHATRSMAVSFAPRIRVNSVAPGYVRTNINRKKLDDPRILEVILKRTPAGRLGLPEDVAKAVRFLMSDDASFITGETLVVDGGITLS